The Pungitius pungitius chromosome 8, fPunPun2.1, whole genome shotgun sequence genome has a window encoding:
- the ywhaba gene encoding 14-3-3 protein beta/alpha-A, with translation MDKNDLVQKAKLAEQAERYDDMAAAMKAVTEQGLELSNEERNLLSVAYKNVVGARRSSWRVISSIEQKTEGNEKKQQMAREYRMKIETELQEICKDVLNLLDKFLIANASQAESKVFYLKMKGDYFRYLSEVASGDAKKDTVENSQQAYQNAFDISKKDMQPTHPIRLGLALNFSVFFYEILNSPEQACTLAKQAFDEAIAELDTLNEDSYKDSTLIMQLLRDNLTLWTSENQGDEGETGDGDN, from the exons ATGGATAAGAACGACCTGGTGCAGAAAGCCAAGCTGGCTGAGCAGGCCGAGCGCTACGACGACATGGCGGCTGCCATGAAGGCGGTGACGGAGCAGGGCCTGGAGCTCAGCAACGAGGAGCGCAACCTGCTCTCCGTCGCCTACAAGAACGTG GTGGGGGCCCGCCGCTCATCCTGGCGCGTCATCTCCAGCATCGAGCAGAAGACGGAGGGGAACGAGAAGAAACAGCAGATGGCCCGCGAGTATCGTATGAAGATCGAGACTGAACTCCAAGAAATCTGCAAGGATGTGCTg AATCTGCTCGACAAATTCCTCATTGCCAACGCGAGTCAGGCGGAGAGCAAGGTGTTCTACCTCAAAATGAAAGGAGACTACTTCAGATACCTGTCGGAGGTGGCATCCGGGGACGCAAAGAAGG ACACGGTGGAGAACTCTCAGCAGGCCTACCAGAACGCCTTCGACATCAGCAAGAAGGACATGCAGCCCACACACCCCATCCGGCTGGGCCTGGCCCTCAACTTCTCCGTCTTCTTCTACGAAATCCTCAACTCGCCCGAGCAGGCCTGCACTCTGGCCAAGCAG gccTTCGACGAGGCGATCGCAGAGCTCGACACCTTGAACGAGGACTCGTACAAAGACAGCACGCTGATCATGCAGCTATTAAGGGACAACCTCACT CTGTGGACATCAGAAAACCAGGGCGACGAGGGCGAGACCGGCGACGGAGACAACTAG